CAGGTAGTAGCGCAGCCAGCCACGGGTGTTGCCGATCAACTCCACCTGCTGGGGCAGCAGCCCGACCTCCTCCTCCAGCTCACGGTACATCGCTTGTTCCGGCGTCTCCTGCTCGTCGATGCCGCCTTGAGGAAACTGCCAGGCATTCTGGCCGATACGCCGTCCCCAAAAGAGTTTGCGCTGCTCGTTGCAGAGGATGATGCCGACATTGGGACGAAAACCATCGGAATCGATCACTTGAGTAATTCTTGTCTGAGTTTGATATGGTCCGCATTCTTTCACATCCACGGCCCCAGCGGCAACCGCTAAAGGTGCTGGCCTGGCCGGATGATGGATAGATAAGCTACTGCTAATAAAGAAAATTCATCTCAACTATACCCGTTAGCGCTGAGGAACAGCCCATGGCCCTTGCCCTGTTTGATCTCGACAACACCCTGCTCGGCGGCGACTCCGATCACCTCTGGGGCGAATACCTGGTGGAGCTTGGGGTGGTCGATGGCGAGCAGTACCGCGCCGCCAACGACCGCTTCTACCAGCAATACCGGGATGGGCTGCTGGATATCGACCAATTCCTCGCCTTCGCCCTGCGCCCGCTGAGCCAGCATCCCCTGGAACAACTGGAGCAATGGCACGCGCAGTTCATGCGGCTGAAGATCGAACCCATCGTCCTGCCCGCCGCGCTGGAACTGGTGGCGCACCACCGCAGCCAGGGCGATCAGCCGGTGATCATCACCGCCACCAACCGCTTCGTCACCGCCCCCATTGCCGCGCGTTTCGGTGTCGATCAACTCATCGCCACCGAGCCTGAGTTCATCGATGGCAGTTACAGCGGCCGGGTGGCCGGCGTGCCCTGCTTCCGCGAGGGCAAGGTGACCCGGCTGCGGCACTGGCTGCAACAGCAGGGGCTGGACCTGAGCGGCAGCAGCTTCTACAGCGACTCGCACAACGACCTGCCCCTGCTGGAACAGGTCAGCCAGCCGGTCGCCGTCGATCCCGACCCGACCCTGGCAGAGCAGGCCCAAGAGCGCGGCTGGCCGATCATCAGCCTGCGCGGCTAGGCTGGCCATGGGTTTTTTGGGACGCAGAGTCCGCCGAGAAGCGCGGAGCCATAGGGCCTGTAGGTCGGGCTTCAGCCCGACAGGCCTGGCCACTGGTGCGAGAGCCAACCCCGTAGCCCGGATGCAGCGAAGCGATGTCCTGAGCCTGTCGAAGGGCGGAATCCGGGCTACGTCACCCTCATTCTTCATCTGCGTCCTCTGCGCTGCTTTGCGTCCTCTGCGTCCCGCTCTTACCTAGCCGACATGCCTAACAACCACCGCCTGCTCCTCGGTCTGCTGCTGGCTACCCCGCTGGGGCTGCTTGCCGCCCTGGCCAGCGGCAGCCTGGCCCTGGGCCCGGATCAGCTCTGGCAGGCGCTGAGCGGTGGCGGCGAGCCCCTGCTGCGGGGCCTGGTGCTCGACCTGCGCCTGCCCCGCGCCCTGGCGGCGCTGATCTGCGGCGGCCTGCTGGCCCTGGCCGGGGCCCTGATCCAGGTGCTGCTGCGTAACCCCCTGGGCGACCCCTATGTGCTCGGTATCTCCGGCGGGGCCAGCGCCGGTGCCCTGGCCGCCCTGCTACTGAACAGCCCGCTGCTGCCACTGACCCCGGCGGCGGCGCTGGGGGCTTTGGTCTCCCTGCTGCTGGTGTTCGGCCTGACCAGCGCACGCGGCTGGAGCATCCAGCGCCTGCTGCTCACCGGGGTGGTGATCGCCGCCGGTTGGGGCGCACTGATCAGCCTGGTACTCGCGCTCAGCCCCAGCGAGCGCCTGCCGGGGATGCTGTTCTGGCTGATGGGCGATTTGTCCACCAGCCAGGGCCTGCTCGGTCCCGGCCTGATCCTGCTTGGCGGCCTGCTCATCGGCCTGCTGCTGGCACCCCAGTTGAACCTGCTGCTGCAAGGCGAGCTACAGGCCGCCGCCCTGGGGGTGGAGGTACGCCGCCTGCGCATCATCCTGTTCCTGCTCAGCTCGGTGCTCACCGCCAGCGCCGTCACCCTGGCCGGCAGCATCGGCTTCATCGGCCTGGTGGCGCCGCACCTGTTCCGCCTGCTCGGCGGCAGTGACCACCGACTGCTGTTGCCCGGCGCCCTGCTCATCGGCGGTCTGCTGTTGCTCCTGGCCGACACCCTGGCGCGCAGCCTGATCGCCCCGCAGCAACTGCCCCTGGGGGCGCTCACCGCCCTGATCGGCGTGCCCCTGTTTCTCTACCTGCTCAACCGCCGCTGATGCTCCAGATCGAAGACCTAAGCCTGGGCTACGGCCAACACTGCCTGGTCAGGGGGCTGCACCTACGCATCCGGCCCGGTGAGCGCTGGGCCCTGCTTGGCCTTAACGGCAGCGGCAAGACCAGCCTGCTGCACTGCCTGGCCGGGCTGATGGCACCACAGCGCGGCCAGATTCACCTGCAAGGTCAGCCCCTGGGCCAACTGCGTCGGGCGCGGATCGCCCGCCAGCTTGGCCTGCTGTTGCAGCAACAAAACGACAGCTTTCCCATCGGCGTGCGCGAGGCCCTGCTGGCCGGGCTCCACCCCCATCTTGGTTTCTGGGGCTGGCCCAGCCCGGCCGAGCGACGCCGGGCGGAGGATCTATTGGACCTGCTGGAATTGACCGAACTGGCCGAGCGCCAAAGCGACAGCCTCTCCGGCGGCGAGCGCCAGCGCCTGGCCATAGCCCAGCTGTTGTTGCAGCGGCCCAGCCTGGCCCTGCTGGATGAGCCCGACAGCCAGCTCGATCCCTGCCGCCGCACCTGTCTCACCGAACTGCTGGCACAGCGCTTCAGCCAGCCCGGCCACGCCTGCCTGATGAGCCTGCACGACCCCAACCTGGCCCAGCGCTGCTGCAACCGGGTGCTGCTGCTGTTCGGTGATGGCCGCTGGCGGGCCGGGCGCAGCGAGGAGTTGCTCAGCCAGGAACACCTGGAGCAGGTCTATGGCTGTCGCGTGAGTGAATACGAAACCGACCGGGGCCGCCTGTTTCTGCCGGGGTTTTGAACCTGAGGCCCATGGGGTACCGGATCAGGGGTCTTTTGGGTCCAGCTTGGCGCTGAGCCCTTGTACCTCCCTGCGCAGCTGCCTAAGCTCCTCCTCCAGGCCGTGGGTGGCCTGGATGTCCTGCTGGATCAGGCCGCTGGTCTCTTCCTTGTTGGCCTGTTCTATGGCGTTCATGCTGTTGACTATGATGGCGATGAACAGGTTGAGCATGGTGAAGGTGGCGATCAGGATAAAGGGTACAAAAAAGGCCCAGGCCCAGGGATAGACCTCCATCACCGGCCGGGCTATGCCCATCGACCAGCTCTCCAGGGTCATCACCTGGAACAGGGTATAGAGGCTCTGGCCCAGGCTGCCGAACCAGTGCGGAAAGCCCTGGCCGAACAGGTTGGTGGCGATGACGGCGAAGACATAGAACAGCACCCCCATGAGCCCGGCGATGGAGGCGATGCCGGGCAGGGAGCCGAGCAGGGCCTCGACCACGATGCGTAGTTGGCGAAACTGGGAGATCAGGCGCAGTACCCGCAACACCCGCAGCACGCGCAATACGGCAAACTGACCGCTGGCCGGGATCAGGGCGATGGCGACCACGGCGAAGTCGAATAGGTTCCAATTGCTGCGGAAGAAGGACCAACGCTGGACATAGAGCTTGAGCAGTATCTCGACGATGAAGACGCCGAGGATGATCTTGTCCAGCCGCAGCAGCAGCTCGCCGTAGCTGGCCATGATGGCAGGCGAGGTCTCCAGGCCGAGGATGATGGCGTTGATGATGATCAGGCCGATGATCAGTTGGCCAAAGCCCTTGGCCTGGACCAGGCGCTCGGCGCGTTGGCGCAGGCCCAGGTTGGGGCCGAACGGGTTGGGGCTGGATGGGGTGGGGTCGGACATGGGCCTTGGGTGTTTGCGTTCTGGGTTTTAAAGGGAAGTTTGCTCGTGAGTTACAGGGCCTTCATTTTCCCTGATTGCCCACAAATCTCAGCCAATCGAATAGGGCGGCCCGTGGCCGTAGGCGCGGCTTTCATTTTTTGCGCCGATTCTGTCTCAACCCCGCTGTAGTTGGCGGATCAGCCGGGCGGCGTGGCTGTAGTCGTAGGCCTCCAGGGCCCGTTCTATGGCCTTGATGGCGGCGGCATGATGCTCGGCACCGGGGCACTGGGCCAGTTGGCCGACCATCTCGTGGGCGCTGAAATCATCCGCCTGCAAGAGATCCAGCAGGCGCTGCAACTGGGTCTTGAGTTCGGCCGCCAGGGTCGGCCGGGCCGCCTGGGCCTCTGGCTGCAACCGCTCCAGGCCGGTCAGCACCTGCTCCAGCTGCTCGCCCAGGGCCTGTAGCTGCCCCTGCCATTGTGGCCCCTGCTCGCGGCAGCTCTGCTCCAGCAGGGACGCCTGCTGTTGTACCTGGGTGATGCCGAGGTTACCCGCCACCCCCTTGAGGGAGTGGGCCAGGCGTCTGGCCTCTTCCCAGTCGCCCTGTTCGATGGCCTGGCGGACGTCCAGCGCAAAGCCCTGCGGGAAGTCCCTGTAGCTGGCGTAAAAGCGCTTGAGCAGACGCCGGTAGAGGGCCAGGTTGTGCTGCGTGGTGGCCAGCCCCTGGGCGCTGTCGATGCCGGGCAGCCCGGCCAGCTGGGCCAGTTCGTCGGTCTCATCGGTCGGCAGGTCGCCGCTTGAGGCCTGTAGCACGCCCTGGCCGGCCTGCAACCAGCGGCCCATGACGCGAAACAGGCTGTCCGGGTCGATCGGCTTGGCGATGTGGTCATTCATGCCCGCCGCCAGGGCCTTTTCCCGGTCGCCGATCATGGCATTGGCGGTCAGCGCCAGTACGGGTAGCTGCCGATAGCGCGCTTGGGCACGGATGCGCCGGGTCGCCTCGTAGCCATCCATCCGTGGCATCTGGCAGTCCATCAGCACCAGATCGAAGTCGTTCTGCTCCAGCCGCCTCAGCGCCTGTTCGCCGTTCACCGCCACCTGGGTTCTGACCCCCCGGCTGGCGAGCAGTTCCACTACCAGTTCGCGGTTGATCTCGTTGTCCTCTACCAGCAGCACTCGGGCACCGCGCAGACGCGCCTGGATCTGCTCCAGATCTTGGACATCCTGGGCCAGGCTCGGTATTGCCTCGGGTTCCGTGGCGCGCCAGCCCAGCTCGATACTGAAGGAGAAGGTGCTGCCCACGCCGGGCTCGCTCTCCAGCTTGATGTCGCCGCCCATGTAGCCGATGATCCGGCGGGAGATGGTCAGGCCCAGCCCGGTGCCGCCGTACTTGCGGGTGGTGGAGGCATCGGCCTGGCTGAAGGCCTGGAACAGTCTTTGCTGGTCTTCCTTGCTGATACCAATGCCGCTGTCCGCCACCGAGAACAGCAGGCGCACCCGTTGCGGGTTTTGTTCCTGCAGCGCCACGCTCAGGTTCACCCTGGCCCCCGGCGGGCTGAACTTGACTGCGTTGCTGAGCAGGTTGAGCAATACCTGACGCAGGCGCAGGGGGTCGCCGAGGAGCATGTTGGGAACCTCTGGGGCCACCCTGATCTGGATCGATAGGCCCTTCTCCTCCGCCTTGGAGCCGACCAGGCTGTTGAGCTGTTCGATCAGTTCGTTCAGGCGGAAACCCACTACCTCCAACTCCAGGCGACCGGCCTCGATCTTGGAAAAATCCAGGATATCATTGAGTATGCCCAGCAGGCCGACGGCGGAATCGTGAGCCCGGCGGGCAAAGTTGCGCTGTTTGGGCGCAAGCTCGCTGGACAGCAGCAGGTGGGTCATGCCGATGATGCCGTTCATCGGCGTGCGGATCTCGTGGCTCATGTTGGCCAGAAATTCCGACTTGGCACGGTTGGCCTGCTCCGCCTCGGTCTTGGCCTGCTCCAGCTCCTGGGTGCGCTGGGCCACCAGGCGCTCCAGGTTGTCGCGGTAGTCGCGCAGCTCGCGCTCGCTGGCCTTGGCCTCGGTGATGTCCTCGGAGATGCCGAGCAGAAAGCGCGGCTGGCCCTGTTCATCCTTGATCGGCACCTTGCGCGTGTGCAGTATCCTGCGCCCCCCTGGGGTATGGATCTCCTCCTCGGCGATATCCAGTACCCGGCCCTGCTCCAACACCTCTCGATCCTTCTGGCTGAAGATATCGGCCTGTTGCGGGTCAAACAGGTCTGCATCGCAGCGGCCAAGCAGGTCTTCCTTGCGTATCCCCAGCAGGCGCTCCCCGGCCGGGTTGAAGTGGACAAAGCGCAAACCCTCGGCCTCCTTGACAAAGAGCATCAGCGGCAGCTGGTCGATGATGGTTTGCAGGAAATGCTCCCGTTCGCGGATATCCTCGGCCATCTGATTCATCGCCTGGGCCAGCTCGCCCAACTCGTTGCGGCCGGGCACCTGCACCGGCCTGAGGTAGTCCCCCGCCTGGAACCGGCGCGCCCCCAGGGTCAGCTCATGCAGGGGGCGGTTGATCATCTGCCGCAGCCAGATCAGGCTCAGGGGGATGACCAGCAGGGTAACCAGGAGGATGGCCATAAGGACCGAGCGGCGGGTGCTCTGGCTGGCCACGCTGTAGCTGCTGTCGGGATAGCGCGCCAGGGTGTAATAGTCACCCAGACGGGGTGCCGGGGCCTGACGTATGCCGACAAAGCCCAGCCTGGGGCTATAGCTGAGGTGTTCACCCGGAATGCCCCGGCGCAGCTGGGCGATGACAAAGTCTTGCAGGTCCTCACTGACCTGACCGGCCACCACCGCAAGACCAGGGGCCAGCAGGCTGAATTCCAGGCCGCTGGCGGGCAGGGCCTGGAAGAACCCTTGATCCAGCCGCTTGGCCAGTACCAGGCTGCCGATCGGGCGTTGCTCGTCGGGGCCCAGTGGCAGCAGCAGGGTGCGTTTGGCAAACAGATGCAGGTGTTGTTCGTAGAGCCGGTAGTCGATCAGCTCACCGGCGGGAAAGTCGCTGTGCAGGCGCTTCTCCAGCCCCTGGCGCAGGTGCCGTTGCTGGTCGAGGGGCAGTTTGGGGTCATCCAGGAATTGCAGCTTGGGCAGGCCATCGCGGAAGCTGAGGATGCCGCGCACATGCTCCGTGCCCCTGCCGATGATGAACAGCACCAGCTGACCCCGGTCATCATAGAGAAAGAGTTCGTTGGCCTGGCTGGTGCGCAGCTGCGGCAGCAACAGATCGAGCAGCTTTTTCTTTTCCGCGTCGAACAGGCCGGCCTTGTAGTCCTTGGGGTCCTGATAGCGGGCAATGAGATTGAGCGAGGCGCGCAACCGCTGGCTGCGGGCCATGGTGGCGGTATTTTCCAGCACCGATTGCTCCAGTTGCCGCAGATGGTTTTGCACCAGATCAAAGCCCGAGCGGATCTGCTCCTGGGCCTGATTACGGTGATAGTCGAGCAGGCTGCTGTTGATCAAATAGCCCACCCCAGCCAGGGACAGGACCACGCTGAAAAAGGAAAACAGCAGGAGTCTGAAGCTGATGGAAGAAGGATTCATGTCAGGCAAGGACCTTGCTGTGTGGCACTGGGCTTCGGGCTTCCGCTTTACTCAGCCAGCGGTGTTAGTGTGAAACTTGCGGCAGCGACTGGCTTGCCATGCGGCATAGGGCGGGCCGCGCCCGCCATGGGCCGCCCTATGTTCTCCCGCCCATCATGGGGCTGGCAACTCACGAGTCCAGAATCCCGAAATCGCCAGAAGATGTTTCGTGTTCCGGGGTGCCCCACATCCAGCTCAGATAGGTGTGGGATCGCCCCATGATTCTTAGCTTCTTGCTCAGAAAACCGGCTCAACCTCGGCGGCATTGTCCCGGTTTACCGGCACCGACTCCAGGAGCCATTCTTTTGGTACGTGCTCCCCACGCAGCAGGCGCAGGGCCATCTGCGCGCCTTCCCGGCCGCCGGTGGGGTAGGTGAAGCTGAGGCTCTGCTCACCGGCCAGTATCGCCTGACGCGCCTCAGGCACGTAATCGATCCCCACGATGGGCAGGCTGCCGGGGGCTATGCCCTGATATTTCAACGCCATGCGCGCACCGGCGGCCATGCTGTCGCTGTGCGCGTAGATGGCATCAAAACGCACCCTGCGGGCGAGCAGTTCCTCCACCGCCAGAATGGCATCGGCGCGCAAAAAATTGGCCACCCGATGGGTGATGCGGATCTCGGGGTAGGCCTGGGTCACGGCAACAAAGGCCTGGGTGCGCTGCCGGGTGGTGGTGGCCTCGGGGATGCCCTGCAACATCAGGATATGACCCTTGCCGCCGAGCCGTTCGACCAGATACTCCGCCGCCTTGCGCGCAATGGCGGCGTTGTCCGGGCGGATAAAGCAATCGTAGTCATCACTGGCTATGCCGCGACTCAGGAGCACCACCGGCGTGCCCTGGGCGCGGACCCCGGCGATGACCTCGGCCAGCAGGTTTTGGTCCCTGGGGCTGGTGATCAGCAGGTCCACCCCCTGGCGCACCAACTGCTCGATGTGCATGGCCTGCAGGGCGGTATCGCCCCTGGCATCGGTATAAATGAACTCCACCCCAGGGTGTTTTTGCAACTCCCGCTGCACCTCCCACACCTGGGCCCGACGCCAGTCATTGGCCAGGGTATCCTGGGCAAAACCGATGCGATAACCGGCCGCGCCCAACAGGCCGGGCAGCAGCCAGAGCAGAATCAGACAATACGGCAGAAGCAAGCGATTTAGGTTCATGAATCAGTGGCCCGGGGTCAGAAAACAGAAGACAGAGGACAGAGGCCAGAAAACAGAGGACAGTAGAAACCACCCATTGGTACTGGCTCGCGGGTTTAGGAGATATTTGCCCACAAAAGGCCGCCGACCCTGCGTATGATCTGGAACCTTCATCGCGCCCTGGGTATTCCTGCAGAAAGCCTCATTCGCCCGCCAGCGGGCATATAGGCAGCCACTGACCTTGCCAGGTCAAACCGCCATGACCGACCTCCATTTCATCGAGCAGCAATTTCCCCTCGCTCGCATCTGCGCCGTTCAATCCTCTGCATCCTCTGCGTCCCTGATGGAGTTTACCCGAATCCGGTGCGGATGGCGCAGGGGGCAAAAAAAGGCCCTGGCTACGGGAAGCGGCCAGGGCTAGAGTTGAGTTGAGTTGAGTGTTCAGGCTTGGCCTGATTCAGGCATAGACATTCAGATTTTGGCCCAGATTTCCCTCGGGAGCGGCCTGTGCAGCAGA
This is a stretch of genomic DNA from gamma proteobacterium SS-5. It encodes these proteins:
- a CDS encoding HAD family hydrolase yields the protein MALALFDLDNTLLGGDSDHLWGEYLVELGVVDGEQYRAANDRFYQQYRDGLLDIDQFLAFALRPLSQHPLEQLEQWHAQFMRLKIEPIVLPAALELVAHHRSQGDQPVIITATNRFVTAPIAARFGVDQLIATEPEFIDGSYSGRVAGVPCFREGKVTRLRHWLQQQGLDLSGSSFYSDSHNDLPLLEQVSQPVAVDPDPTLAEQAQERGWPIISLRG
- a CDS encoding iron ABC transporter permease, with translation MPNNHRLLLGLLLATPLGLLAALASGSLALGPDQLWQALSGGGEPLLRGLVLDLRLPRALAALICGGLLALAGALIQVLLRNPLGDPYVLGISGGASAGALAALLLNSPLLPLTPAAALGALVSLLLVFGLTSARGWSIQRLLLTGVVIAAGWGALISLVLALSPSERLPGMLFWLMGDLSTSQGLLGPGLILLGGLLIGLLLAPQLNLLLQGELQAAALGVEVRRLRIILFLLSSVLTASAVTLAGSIGFIGLVAPHLFRLLGGSDHRLLLPGALLIGGLLLLLADTLARSLIAPQQLPLGALTALIGVPLFLYLLNRR
- a CDS encoding ABC transporter ATP-binding protein; the encoded protein is MLQIEDLSLGYGQHCLVRGLHLRIRPGERWALLGLNGSGKTSLLHCLAGLMAPQRGQIHLQGQPLGQLRRARIARQLGLLLQQQNDSFPIGVREALLAGLHPHLGFWGWPSPAERRRAEDLLDLLELTELAERQSDSLSGGERQRLAIAQLLLQRPSLALLDEPDSQLDPCRRTCLTELLAQRFSQPGHACLMSLHDPNLAQRCCNRVLLLFGDGRWRAGRSEELLSQEHLEQVYGCRVSEYETDRGRLFLPGF
- a CDS encoding ion transporter yields the protein MSDPTPSSPNPFGPNLGLRQRAERLVQAKGFGQLIIGLIIINAIILGLETSPAIMASYGELLLRLDKIILGVFIVEILLKLYVQRWSFFRSNWNLFDFAVVAIALIPASGQFAVLRVLRVLRVLRLISQFRQLRIVVEALLGSLPGIASIAGLMGVLFYVFAVIATNLFGQGFPHWFGSLGQSLYTLFQVMTLESWSMGIARPVMEVYPWAWAFFVPFILIATFTMLNLFIAIIVNSMNAIEQANKEETSGLIQQDIQATHGLEEELRQLRREVQGLSAKLDPKDP
- a CDS encoding response regulator — its product is MNPSSISFRLLLFSFFSVVLSLAGVGYLINSSLLDYHRNQAQEQIRSGFDLVQNHLRQLEQSVLENTATMARSQRLRASLNLIARYQDPKDYKAGLFDAEKKKLLDLLLPQLRTSQANELFLYDDRGQLVLFIIGRGTEHVRGILSFRDGLPKLQFLDDPKLPLDQQRHLRQGLEKRLHSDFPAGELIDYRLYEQHLHLFAKRTLLLPLGPDEQRPIGSLVLAKRLDQGFFQALPASGLEFSLLAPGLAVVAGQVSEDLQDFVIAQLRRGIPGEHLSYSPRLGFVGIRQAPAPRLGDYYTLARYPDSSYSVASQSTRRSVLMAILLVTLLVIPLSLIWLRQMINRPLHELTLGARRFQAGDYLRPVQVPGRNELGELAQAMNQMAEDIREREHFLQTIIDQLPLMLFVKEAEGLRFVHFNPAGERLLGIRKEDLLGRCDADLFDPQQADIFSQKDREVLEQGRVLDIAEEEIHTPGGRRILHTRKVPIKDEQGQPRFLLGISEDITEAKASERELRDYRDNLERLVAQRTQELEQAKTEAEQANRAKSEFLANMSHEIRTPMNGIIGMTHLLLSSELAPKQRNFARRAHDSAVGLLGILNDILDFSKIEAGRLELEVVGFRLNELIEQLNSLVGSKAEEKGLSIQIRVAPEVPNMLLGDPLRLRQVLLNLLSNAVKFSPPGARVNLSVALQEQNPQRVRLLFSVADSGIGISKEDQQRLFQAFSQADASTTRKYGGTGLGLTISRRIIGYMGGDIKLESEPGVGSTFSFSIELGWRATEPEAIPSLAQDVQDLEQIQARLRGARVLLVEDNEINRELVVELLASRGVRTQVAVNGEQALRRLEQNDFDLVLMDCQMPRMDGYEATRRIRAQARYRQLPVLALTANAMIGDREKALAAGMNDHIAKPIDPDSLFRVMGRWLQAGQGVLQASSGDLPTDETDELAQLAGLPGIDSAQGLATTQHNLALYRRLLKRFYASYRDFPQGFALDVRQAIEQGDWEEARRLAHSLKGVAGNLGITQVQQQASLLEQSCREQGPQWQGQLQALGEQLEQVLTGLERLQPEAQAARPTLAAELKTQLQRLLDLLQADDFSAHEMVGQLAQCPGAEHHAAAIKAIERALEAYDYSHAARLIRQLQRG
- a CDS encoding substrate-binding domain-containing protein yields the protein MNLNRLLLPYCLILLWLLPGLLGAAGYRIGFAQDTLANDWRRAQVWEVQRELQKHPGVEFIYTDARGDTALQAMHIEQLVRQGVDLLITSPRDQNLLAEVIAGVRAQGTPVVLLSRGIASDDYDCFIRPDNAAIARKAAEYLVERLGGKGHILMLQGIPEATTTRQRTQAFVAVTQAYPEIRITHRVANFLRADAILAVEELLARRVRFDAIYAHSDSMAAGARMALKYQGIAPGSLPIVGIDYVPEARQAILAGEQSLSFTYPTGGREGAQMALRLLRGEHVPKEWLLESVPVNRDNAAEVEPVF